The genomic segment catttcttctaggttgtcaaatttgttggcatatagttgttcatagtattttcttttttttttatttctgcagtagctgttgagatttctcctttttcatatcttattttgtttatttgggttttttctctcctcttcttggtgagtctagccagaggtttgtccattttgtttaccttttcaaacaaccagctcttggttttactgattttttctgttgttgttgttttttctttctttcctttttttttttgaatcgctattttattcttctgctaactttaggttttgtttgtgcttctttttctaattcattttggtggcagattaagttgtcaatttgagagtTTTGTCCtgttttgaggaaggcctgtatagggatgaatttccctctgagcactgctttttgcaggatcccatagattttgaatggttttgtcttctcatttgtctcaagataatttttaacttcctttttgatttatgcattgacccattggttttttagtattatgttttttagtctccatggaatcagtttttttttatttctttttctgtggctcatttctagtttcatgccattgggATAGaggatacttgaaattatttctacactcttaaatttcttgaggttagttttgtgccccagtatgtggtcaatccttgggAATGTTCATGTGTACTTGACAAGAAtgaatattcttatatttttggatccgatgtcctgaaaatgtcaattaagtctaactttttactgtgtcatttaggatctctgttgccttactgattttctgtctagaggatctgtccattgatgtgattggggtgttaaagtctcctactatttttgtattcccataaatttctctttttatgtctattAGCATTTGTTGTATTTATCTGGATACTcctatattgacaattgtaatattctcttgaatggatccttttatcattattatccttgtcttttttatgggcttcgttttaaagtctattttgtctgatatgaatattgcaactcctgctctCCTGCCTTGTCCATtgacatggaatatcttttcccatcccctttcTTTCAAtctctatgtgtcctttgccctgaagtgagtctcttatagatagtatattgtaggcttttgcttttttatccaatctgctactCAGTGTCTTTTGatgggagcattcagtccattgacatgtaGGGTAATTActgatacatatgtatttattgccattttaaaccttgatttccagttaattctgtttctcctttcttcctttctttttttggttggatgatttccatttaatttgtgtagtactttttttttattttttgtgaatgtaatgtttggttttgattagtggttgctctgtttttcagaTACGTtgaccccttcctatatctgcttgctttagcctgacagTTGTATGGGctcaaacatattatttaaaaaaaagagtctaggttttcttactttccttccccacattctatgatttcaaagtccttttttaacatcttcatgtttgtccttttgctcttccttgtgtttacagtcacttttacaataggtttttttcccccattagaTCTGcatactgacttatttaagtgattgctttccaactgtgatttccaGTTACTTCTTACTTCTTTATTTAGAtcagccctttcagtatttcttttagaatgggtttagtattgctgtactcttttagcttttgtttgttggagaaattctttatttctccttctattttaaatgatattcttgctgggtagagtattctaggctccatatttttcccttttagaactttgaatatatcttgccactctcttctggcctgtggtatttctgtagagaaatcagctgatagccttgtggggttcctttataattaatgctttgtgtttctcttgctgcctttagaatcttctctttctctttaacttttgccatttttattatgtcttggtgtgggcctgtttgggttcaacttgtttggggccctctgtgattctTGTaccttgatatcagtttcctttagatttggaaagtttccagacataatttcttcaaatatatttttactcccctttttcttttccttctggaattcctattatgcataggtttgcccactttatattatcccatagagctcttacattgctttcatgttttttcatttggttatctgtatgctgtcctgattgtgtgatttcccttattctatcttccaagtcactaattcattcttctgcattatgcattctgctctttagtgctttatctcagtttgcatctctgcaagtgaattttacGTTTTTCTTAGTTCCTTCttatatttcctatttcctttctaatgtaatctgcattactgtttatatctgcttttaattccttcatattcacccttaattccttcagtattttcactatcgtCCTTTTGAACTTAGTGTCTACTAGACTGCAGAGGTATGTTCCATTGTtttctgcttcaggtgaattctcctgttcttttaactggaaatggttcctgagcttcttcattttggctatatttttccttttctgttactttagggaaaccaaactgtagaTTTGAGAGCTATTTCTATGCAAGGTCACCCCTTTGTATTTCGTGGGGGGTTACTATGTATTTTTGGTATGGACGTTTGTATATTTGATGTCTCTTTCTTTAgtatgagcaggctgttatccccaggatgctgagtgtgtttccagggaggatGAGGCAATGGACAGGGATAGCAGCCattgcctggttgctgggctcttgacagtaacaaggacctgcaggaaagtgatgcaggctactcctagctgcagggccctgggaagtggtaatgagccttaggaagatttaggcagtgcccagagcatttggcaatgcCAGTGGCAGGGTATGTGatttcccaggggtgtgagagcaaaaACAGATGGTGTTCATTTACAATGACCTCTTCTGTAGTGCCCTCTAAAAAGTTTGGGGTTGTGAGTGATGCCTTTTCATGGATCCCTAGTAGTGCCAGGCCATGCTGAACTCTGGAGTCAGAGTTAACCttggtggtttgcccccatcagttgtagaccacacaagaagcaccctgtagTGCTTAGCACACACAGAAGTTTctgcacaggctactcctagttgcagggtcctagGAAATAAGAGTGATTAGGcatgtgtgggcactgcccagagtgtttggcagtggcagcagcagggcaggtgtgttcccaggggagcaagagcaacaacagcaggtggtgctcagttgcagtgccctcttttttgaggtgactggggctggaggTTAGAGCCTGTTTATGGATCCCTAGTGATAgcaggccacacctccctctagtttctgagatgactgctgtggtttgtccccaccacctgtagatcacacaagaagCACTACATCATGCTTAGCCCACAAAAGAGGTGCCTGTCTACCCACAGCCCACACAAGAAACACCAGGTCTCCCCTTAGCCCAAGAAAGTAGACTCTTACCACCCAGAGCCTGAAccagaggtgccctgccctctgagaaccCAGGCatgtgcagggagattcctatggcagtccacccctcctccttttgccctccccaacaatggcaccttacTTTCCTGTGGGCctagaccttctcctgggttccctctgctgtggcattccaCTCCTCAGTCTGTGGTACTCTGCTCCCTAggccctcaggctgtctccacacagccaatcctACTCCTGTCCCTGGAACTTACCTCCAGAGCCGGCATCTCAGCACCCAACCCCTGCCccagtgtctcaggctgtggtttcttgggcagtggtgcagatgatttgtggctctcactctgctttgcccttgtCCATCCAGCTGTTGCACTTtccttggtgactttgaggtctctCTGTCTGGGCTGATCTTCTTgtaggttaggtggcttcccagggtgcaggttccttttctctttcatatatccttctcaggaatgctagtcccaccctgattcttttttctttttcttttgttctaccctcttatgtggagggtttcttgccctttttggaggttttaaattcttctgtcagcatttagtacatgttctgtgtgaatcattctacacgtagatgtgttttttgtttgtttgtttgttttggatgtGTTTGCGGAGGAAGATGAGTGTGATGTCTTATTCCCCCACCACCTTAATCCTTCTCTGAGAAGCTCATTattcacacatttttaaagagacaTAATTTATATCTAAGAAATTTACTAGCCCTTTAATTACAGATACAACCTCtctttgtgtgtatgtaatgTATAGACAGACATCTCTTTATTGCTTATTTAAAATACAGTCCAGAAACCCTAACAAACACCccatcaaagaataaaaatggatggtaaacatatgaaaagatgctctaaaCTTATATCAGCAGGCAAATGCAAATTAACAACAATGAAATAGCACTATACACATAGTAGAATGGCTAAAACCCAGAACATTGACAACACCAAACACTGATTAGCATGTGAATTAATAGGAACTTGTATATGTTGCTGAAGAAATACACTTTCACTTACTGCAAAATGATACAGCGATTTAGAAGGCAGATtcacagttttctttaaaaactgaacaCATTCTCATTATATAATCTACTAATTGTACTACTTAGTATTCACCCAAAGGacttgaaaacttatgtccacacaaaaacctgcacggAATTGGttaagcagctttattcataattgtctaAACTTGGAAGTAATCAGGATGTCCTTCAGttggtaaatggataaactgtgttacattcagacaatggaatagtattctgcacttaaaagaaatgaactatcaagccaaaaagaaaaagaaaaaaaaaagacataaaggaaacttaaatgcataggACTGAGTTTAGAggacaatgtaaaaaaaattacattctttattttttaatttttttcatttataataatttttattttttccattatagctagtatacagtgttctgtcaattttctactgtacagaaaggtgacccagttacacatacatgtatacattattttttctcacattaccatttgcagcaacatggatggaactagagactctcatactaagtgaagtaagtcagaaagagaaagacaaataccatatgatatcacttatatatggaatctaatatacaacacaaaaaCTACATACTTTATAATCCAACTATGCGACACTCTGAAAAGCCAAAACTATGGAGGTAATTAAGAGAGCAGTGGTTGACAAGGATTTGTAAGAGGGAGGATGGAAGAGATGATTTTTATGGCAGCAAAATTACTGTATGACAATATAACTGTAGATATAATTTTTTGCTAGTCCAAACACATAGAATATACAACACCATGAGTGAATTCTAAAGTACACCCTGGATGTTGGGAAATAATAATGTGTTCATAGGGGTTTATGAATAATAATTAACATATTACTCTGTGGGCTGTATGTTGATAGTTGGGGAAGTTACACATGTGTGGAGGCAGAGGGTATGTGGGCTACCTCTGTATCGTCCATTCAATTTTGCTATGactctaaaatttttatagtttattacattaaaaaggGCAAAAGATGCAAAGAGATGGCTCACCCAAGAAGATACAGATGGCAAGGaaataactgcaaaaaaaaactaatgtaaAATAACACAAGGGAATTTCATGTTAAAATGAGATACCAGATCTATGAGAATtgtgaaaattcaaaaaaaaaatctctgcacaGCCATAGAAAGTTGGAGAGCTCATCACGTTTCTCAGTGGCCCCAACAGGGAGTCCAAACTGCCATTCCCATCATTCCTCTGAATCAGTCATTATAGAAAACAAACCCTCAGGCCACTCCCTGAAAGCTTGAAAGTAGTATGCATGGtccattcttctctttccctcttgagGGAAATCTAAGAATTGGGAGTTTGCTCCATATcctaacacactgtgccaggggGAAGAAGTGATGGGTAAAATGTCATACATTTGCCTAACACTTACTGTATCTCTTCTTAGCTTTGTTCTTATATGGTCTGCTGCAACCTATTATCTGATTTCTGGTGTTTTCACAAAGGAGACTTGGCCTGTATAGCCTTGTCTCCATGAAGTAATGAGGGCTTAGCTATTCATATTCTGCCAACTTACTAATGTTACACTTGAGTAATTCTCATCACTAAATCATGTTCTATTCTTTGTGGAACTTTCTTGAGTTCTTTTGGACAAGCAAACCACATCTGTTAAGGTGGAAAATTCTGGTGAATCAAAATTTTATGCTCCTTCACACTGTCGTATTTATCTGCAATACTCTGTAGAAGGCAGCCTTCACTTGAGCATTCCTTAGACTGTAGACGAGGGGGTTCAGCAATGGGTTGAAGAGGgtataaaataggaaaaggatTTTAAGCTGCTCCTCTTGTTTACTGTTGTCAGGGACCATGTAAACTATCATGGCTAGGCCAAAGTAGAACCCAACCACGCAGAggtgggaagaacaggtggaaaaggctttctTGCGGCCCTCCTTTGACTGGATCTTCAGGACACTCCAGAGTATGCGCACATAGGAGACCAGCACCAGGGAAATGGGTGTAACTAATATGAACACACCATCAGCAAAGAGGGAAATTTCACTGATCCAAGTATCACCACAGGCCACTTTAAGAACAGATCTAAACTCGCAGAAGAAGTGGTTTATCTTCTGGGGCCCACAGAAAGACAATCTTAGCAGGAGAAAAACTTGTACCAGAGCCAGGGAAAACCCACATGCCCAGGAAGTGATGGCCAGGACTATGCATAGTTTCCAATTCATGATGACAGTGTACCGGAGGGGATGGCAGATCgccacatacctgtcataggACATCACCACCAAAATCAGGCACTCAACAGAACCAAAAGCCAAACTGAAAACCATTTGCATAGTGCATGAGTCAAAGGAGatagtttttttgtgtttcaCTAGGTTTTCCAGCATATTGGGCAGACTGCTAGAAGGATAAGACATGTCAATAACGGCCAGATGAGAAAGGAAGTAGTACATAGGGGAGTGCAGTTTGAGGTCGAGGCAAATGAGCCCCAAGATCATGCCATTTGCCAGCAGGTTGAAGATATATAGTAGGAAGAAGATAACGAAGAGAAGCAATTCCATCTCTTCCCTGAGCTGAAATCCCACCAGGATAAATTCTGTGATCCATGACTGGTTGCCCTCCATTGTAAATGAGTCTGTGTGTAAAGGACTGAAGTGTGATGGCAAATCAGATCTGGATAGCAATGAAAACTGGAGTTATTTATCTGAGGGTGCCTGTGTACTTGTCCCTATTTcactgagttttttatttttccaatgttactttgcctttctgttttttactttttattttttagtaattcaAAATTTCATGTAAGTACCAGGGATTATAAACAAATCTAGTATACagattaatacaatttttttcatgtttgccttataatttattttttctgtatgtatgtagTATTCATTTTCTGTAGACCACATATGAGAAAAATACAATCATATTCACACATTGACAATTTATCCCTAAATTCTTTTGATTGTTTTCAATAACATGAATATTCACTAATTTAATCTCACCATAATTACCAAAATAAAGAGCCGTAACATTAGCATGATGCACTATTCTAAATAAAGCATTTTCTGCCAATGTAGTCTAAGATTCAAATCTAGTATTACATATAATGCTAATTTCTTCTAGTCTTAAATAGTCTTTCTTGCCTTGACACTGATATTTTTTAACAGTATGAGCTCTTGTTTTGTATAATGTCTCTTAATTGAAAATTTCCATTAATTGTCCATGCTTTAGTTCAGAGTCAAATATTTTGGCAGGAAAAATATGATCTTCTTAATGCCTTTCATTATGCACAGATAATGTTAATTTGTCCCAGTACCGGTGATATTCAATTGGTGGATTGGTGGATCATTGGTTAAGGTGATATTTCCAAGTTATTTcccatataaaattattaatccataatttaaaatacttcctTCATTCTGGCTTAACAAATTATCCTCTAGTCATCTTGTTCATTTCCCACTTCAGTAGAGAACcagttatttcattaaaaatgtcttcttttactGAAGAATCATAAATTCAAATAGCTGTCTCCTTTTATTGggtgttaaataattttttaacaaaattgttGCCAAATTTCTTATATCCACATTTAATAGGGAAAGCATATAACTGGGGACAGTATGTAAGTTTTTAAGGGATAATAGATTCTTACCTTTACTTATTTTATCCTAATACATATTCACTGacttctttttgagaaaaaaaatatattttactaaattaatactgccattaaagaaaatgatttcagtATCATAGTCATTTTTCAGCAAAAGTAGACCTAACCCATAACCTTAATTATCTTGTTTAtactttttgctttatatttagaCAATTATAAGTAGTTGGAAATATTagacttaaaaattaaactttcgatagtctgattttttttttttttgtctttttgctatttctttcttgggccgctcccgcggcatatggaggttcccaggctaggggtccaatcagagttgcagccaccagcctacaccagagccacagcaacacaggatccgagccgcgtctgcaacctacaccacagctcacggcaacgccagatcgttaacccactgagcgagggcagggaccgaacccgcaacctcatggttcctagtcggattcgttaaccactgcgccacgacgggaactcctgatagtcTGATTTTTATATGAACAAAGAGGCATCTACCTCATGTCAAATTTTGACCTAAAATTTTCTTAATCAtcttagaaaaaaacatgaaattggATAAAACGCTAAGAGAAAACACACATGAGAAATACATATCC from the Sus scrofa isolate TJ Tabasco breed Duroc chromosome 9, Sscrofa11.1, whole genome shotgun sequence genome contains:
- the LOC100513612 gene encoding olfactory receptor 2A2-like, coding for MEGNQSWITEFILVGFQLREEMELLLFVIFFLLYIFNLLANGMILGLICLDLKLHSPMYYFLSHLAVIDMSYPSSSLPNMLENLVKHKKTISFDSCTMQMVFSLAFGSVECLILVVMSYDRYVAICHPLRYTVIMNWKLCIVLAITSWACGFSLALVQVFLLLRLSFCGPQKINHFFCEFRSVLKVACGDTWISEISLFADGVFILVTPISLVLVSYVRILWSVLKIQSKEGRKKAFSTCSSHLCVVGFYFGLAMIVYMVPDNSKQEEQLKILFLFYTLFNPLLNPLVYSLRNAQVKAAFYRVLQINTTV